The DNA segment GTCTCTTATGTAACAACAGAGTTGTTTGTTTAAGAAAACGGTTTATATGAAAACTTCCAGAGAAGCATAAACAAGTTCAGAGCTGCTCTGAattatgaataatgaatgaatgtcgGAGTAACAAAAAGCCCTTTGCAGAGCTGAAAGGGACCAGGAACGGGAAAATCATTTATTCCACAAACCCCTTCAGAAGATAAGACAATGGCAGATTTCGTGTTAGatctgctgcagtgaaaggACGGAGTCAATTAGAAACCAATTACATGTGGGGAAGAGGCTGTCCTTGTCTCCTGTGTCAAATTGAGAGGGAATAATGAACgagagaaggaggatgaaggaaaaagaaggtGTGGAAAGAGAGAAGGATGCAAAGGGCAAACGGGGGAACGCGGCGAACACAGAGGACGTAAATGAAATGTCGATGGGAAGAAGAGAGCCGGAGTTTGAGAACATAAAACAAGAGGTGGGGGATTAATCAGTCTTTGCCGAAGGGTGCGGGGCGGAGGAGGTGGGCAGAGAGTGTTTTAAAGGGTTAGAATGAGGAAGCAGAACCTTCTATTTTCAGAGTCATATATAATGGataaccactgtaccactgtagCGCCTCTCTGCAGAGCCCagaggaggagcggaggagaaggggggaagGCCATCCATCTTTGATAAGGAGCCCTTCTTTGGACAGGGACAGCTGCTAGattaaacattcattaaaatgactttctctccctccctcatttctctctctgtctctcgctgcCCTCTGCTCTGTATGTGGGGGCGGGACGGGATTGTATCGAAAACTGTGTGATTACAGCCGCGGTCCACGCTTCTGTGGTCGTCCCCGCCTCTGGAACGAGAGAAGAATCAAACTCTTAGCGCGGTTAAAGAGCGATGGAGGAAAGGGTGTTTGTGCATCAGAGAAAATTCAGTCCAgtgtttgttgatttctttcagGCGTGGCGGCGATATGACACAGATCGCAGTGGCTATATCGAAGCAAATGAATTGAAGGTACATTATAAATATAAGTCATACATCACTTTAgaatgtgtttgtaaaaatctaattcaaactATTTActcatctgttttttaaagtcgTCATAtacttatgtttattttgttttgtcttttttctttctttcccccccatGCACATTCACAGAGCACCTTCCCAAAACCCTAATCAAATAGTTACGCAGCCGCTGAGGCTGAGACTTAAACCGTATCACATGTTTTTTCCTATAATCCGTTACAGTTTATTTACATGTAATCAAAACTGTAAGTCTTGTTTTCCTTAAGTTGTAAATGCACTCGTGTGCATTTGTGCCGAGTCACCGACTAGATGTTTTGTGGTTTAGCactaataaaaagaaaagaacgaGTTACGCTGAGTCACTTCCTTACCGTGATATTAGTTCTGaatctgtttatatatttaaaggAAAACTTCAAGACTCTGGAAAATACTTGTGTTCACTTTCTAGCCAAATATCAGcggagaagattgataccactcccATGCTTGTATGCGAAAAATTATCTGGATTCATGCAATTTGATTGAGCTTTATTCAACCTCATCGTTAGACAAGAGAAGCAACCGAACATCTACTTACTCCgggctcaaccaatcacgagtcggtctcagctgtcaatcatggcgtttCACCCTTTATTgattgcatcaaataacaaattaaaaaccaaacttaccataaaaatgaacaaacgtcagtgtgataagaacgacctaaaatgacataaaccatccttgagaaaaatgtattcaacgTGTGCTTTGACTTTTGAGTTTGGACTctgtcccgtccactaacatggaggagtcagggtttatgacctattctgcagcagggggcgatcaagacagtttagcttcacttttggggcgccgtcatgtcgtccacaTGTCTCCAATTCGTACATGTGAGTGTTTCGTCAGTGCTCAGACGTGGCAGTGGCGTCAACGTCCATAGCAAAGAAACCGAATAAGCGTTTTTTCCAGGAGTTTTGATTCTTTAAATGCGAATGCAACAAAATATTTACGTTCTTATCTGACTTCAAAGATTCTTTAAGTAAGGATGAGAAACTGACTGAATCCAAGCTGCAGGATTTTCCCTGTCAGGGCCATCAAGTGACATCTGAGCTAAAAACGTCCAGTGTTGCCCTGAGAGGTTTCAGTGCGTCGCTGTGTTTTCTATGTGAGCGTGAGGGCGTGTTTAGAACCAGACTGCAGCTTTGACAGACGACAGTTAAGTGACTGCACCAACAGGAAATTCCCCAATGACCAATTCTGTTCAGGTGAGGATTCCGAGGCAAAAAGCTCCACAGTTCGCACAAATATTATTCACTTCAGCACCTCCTGGAAACGTTGTGTCAAATCACATAAAGGAAAAAGCTCCACACGGGAGTCGAGCATTAATGGGTTCAGTGATTCTGCGTGTACGGATTAGGCTGCTCCGGTTGTTATGGGATCGCATCTCTTCCAGCTGACCAGGTGCAGATGAGCTACTCAGGTGTGGCTTTTAAAAAAGCTTTGGGAAAATGCAGATGGCAGACGTGTTTCTGACCAGACGACTGTGAGCAGACGTGGAAAATATTGGAGTTTATTGACTCAGATACTGTAATATAAGagtattatataatatttgaGTATTTTCACTTTATACTGCCTTACATTTACTCTATCTAATGACTGCAGTTAGTTTTTACATTGCAGATTAAGTttttacatacaaaacacaaaataactcaTAAAATACCAATTCactcgttttcttttttccttttcttatctTTTGTCCTTGTTCTTTCGcttttttactttcatctgtcattcattattttaaactttcTAAATATTTAGAAGATACTAAACTGTGCTCTTATTTACTATCGTTATTTGTACTTTACTTCGAACTTAAAAAAACTTGTAACTTTACAGTATTTTATGTTTACGAGAGATTTTTCTGTGTATTGAAAGATGATATCAGAGAATCACTAATGTGAATAACTGAGATCTGATGGTGCCATTGAATCTACAgctttgtattttatcttgtaACGTTAATTAAAGCTCTTTcatagtttttgtgttttttgcgtTTGCCACATTTCTGCATGTTCTTGCTCatgtctgtttctttctccgTCCTCAGGGCTTCCTGTCAGACCTGCTGCAGAAGGCGAACAGACACTACGATgaccagaagctgcaggagtACACACAGACCATAGTAAgacccacactcacacatggaCTCGTACATACTCAGGAGAAGCCCACATTGCGCATAGACCTATTTTAGTGTATTTTAGTGTCTTCCTCGCACCAGATTGTAACAAACTAGAACAGGTTGTATATTGTATTTCTTCTGCAGCTCAGAAAAGGGTTTCAATACGGTAACGTCAGGATAAAAGACCCAAATAAGATGCTTACTATGCATCTGTATCTCTCAAAGTAATTAAAAGTACAATAAATAACCAAATTGCTATTCACCTTGTGGCCCATTTTCCCCCCTTTGCACCCCAAATGCACTTTTATTCGTTTTTGCAGTTTTGCGTAGTTTGCTAGCAAAGGAATGAGCAAAGTAAACAATAAGAATTTTCCAAAAGCAGGAGCAGCAAGGTCAGACTCTGGTACTTCGGTAAGTTCGCCTCCCGAGGGTAGGAGGACTACTTGCTTTTGGAACAGCAGCTTTCCTGCTGACATCAGCAGTTTCAGCTCTGGTGATGAACTCCATTACAGAGGTGATGCTGTTGTTAAATCGTCCAAACACTCAAATGTTCATCATGTATTCAGCTTCAACTTCTCAGatgaaatatcagaaaaaaacaacatatattaCAATTCTGAGACCAAATTTCCCCTTCAACGAATTCCATCATATATAAAAACCCAACAGAACCAATACTGAATTGCTGATGAGATTAAATTTCGAGGATGACGTTCAGGCCTATGTGTGGTTTTCTTCCTTGAGTAAAATGTACCATCTTGGTGGAAGGACTCCTATAAACACTGTGAGCCATAAGTAGGTTTAATGAGAGGTGTACATATCTGGCCTGGAGGATCTCAGAGGCTTCTTCGTGCCGGTGGCAGCAGCGCTGTGCGTCTGAGTGGTCATGAACCGctgtgtcctgcaggtcgtGTGTTTACAGCCCAGATGTGCTCACATCTGCCTCTTCCTGGAAGCCCCAGAGCTGACCTGATTTACCCAAGCAACATACCCACTGCTTCTTCACAGATGTGTTTCATGTCCAGTATGAAGGAAACACAATGATCAGAGGAATAAAGACACTTTTTTGATATCTCCAATTGTCCTAATTAAATGGACACTAATTCTGAAATTAATACCTCAGTTTAATTGCTTTGGCTTTTACAAGAAGCACAATATTTTATTCGACTTATACACTAAACGTTTATCCCGTTAACCactaataaaatgttcataaaacatttaaaaactgtcaTTAAATTCttatttcttcttccttttttaaatgaaactctCACCTAAAACTTTTAGACCTCTGTTCTGTAAAGGTTCACCATCATTCATCGGCTGAAATGTCTGATGCAAGTTTTATAGACAGAACCTTAACTGGTCCTCTGTTTAAAAAAGTGCGGATGAATTATGGATGTCCATTCTATTTCCCAGTCGCTGACATTCATGGGACCACATCTGCCTTCGTCTTGACAGAatatatctgtaaaaaaaacacaaaaaaacccagatGCTTTCAGTTTCTCTCGTCTGTCTGTTCCTATCTCTGTTCTGCTCCCACTTTGTAGCTCAGGATGTTTGATCTGAATGGAGATGGGAAGCTGGGCCTGTCAGAGATGGCCAGGTAATTTCACTGGCTTCTGCTCACTGTATAAATGTTGAAACACATCGCCTGCAGAAGGATTTGAATAATTTAACAGCTATTGTGTCCGCTAATGAAGTCCTTCTCTCCCGCAGGCTTCTTCCTGTTCAGGAGAATTTCTTACTCAAATTCCAGGTAGGGAACGAGCAGAAAATAGCTTGTTTGCATTGATAATTAATGTGACTGGTGACATTACGTGTACAATTAATGTGCTGCAGCCTCCAGTCTAAATATTAATGATTAACttcaatttagttttattgtgaCCGAGCCCGATAATGAAAATAAGATCTTGTTTTTACAGGGTGTCAAGTTGACCACTGAGCAGTTCAATGCCATCTTCACATTCTATGATAAGGTaggtgacattttatttaaggtGGTAATAACTAACAGATgctttcaatttaaaaaactaCACTCTTGACAATTATGGCCAAAATATGCCTTTTTCTAATTGTTtaatttctattcattttatcAGAGTTTTGAACATAATCTCACAAACCTCTCCCCTTGGTGTCTCACAACCCCCCAGGGGGTCCTGACCACtagtttgagaaccactggcgTATTGGAGGCTTGTCAGTTCTGTCTCTTACGTCTTAGGGTGCGGCTGTGGCCgagggggtagagtggtcgtcccCTAACCAGAAGGTTCAATCCCATTCATCCCCATATGCATGTCCCTCATAGAAAatgtgctgcccatagatgccctgtatgaatatgtgtgtaaatgggtgaatggcaataaactgtataAAGGGCTTTGAGTGGTGATCAAGTCTAGAAAagatctttataaatacagaagTTTCTCCTGGTTTTCTCTCCGTTTCTATCCAAGTCCATTCATCAAAGATTTTCtgacagaattttttttttgtcaggacAAGAATAACGATTTAaacctaatatatatatatatactaataTATGTTCTATTATATTGAACATATAAAATTCCGGCCACTGTCTCGGTCTCAGTCAGTATATGAGCCTTGGCATTGAAAGTCGGAGAGCGTGAAGTCAGAATAGAGCAATGCTTCACAGcagtggggggagggggggcttgCGTGAGCTCATGTCGTGGCTCGTTGGACTGAGGGCTTGCAGTCCCTCTTGCTCACTGGCGAGAGGACGGGGTTGAATATTCAATTATGGATGAGCCAGTGGTCCGGTCCATTCATGTAGACACTGTGAACAGCGCACcaccatttgtgtgtgtaattagtTTCATCATTTTGTTATGAGCTCAGCCCTCGCAGCTGAAACGCAGGCAGCTGCCGTCACTGATGCTGAGACATCGTGCGCAGGCCGAACTGTGGCCGGTCAGCTGAACACTGACATGGCTCACAGTGCTTACTGTGCCACCGCCCCAAACTGTGCAAGGccttgaaaatgtctgaaatgcAAGATGGCGTGCAACTTAGAGGGACTGGCCGATACCTGATGTCGCTGCGTTTTACCAAAACTCTGCGGAGTACGGGGTCTTTCATCcttaaagggaaaataaatagatttacaCTTTATTCCCCAGATCTGGGACACTTCCGTCTAATCATCACAGAGCACCTACAGTGTTAAAAATAAAGCTGGCAAGACACGAAGCTCTGAAGTCATCTTGAAACTGAGCCTAGATGAACAGAACATGGTTTTGTGCCACTTGCCAAAGGAGGAATTTCCAACATTTTGGACTGAGACTGTCCAGAATGTGACACATAACTCATTAATTAGCGGAGTGGCTGCACTTTACAGCAAACCCTCTTTACAGAGTTGTGAATGGGAAGtcgttttttaaatcattattcaTGAATGGCCATTTGGCTGGTGCATTCATGAAATATTGAATGAAGTCAAGCAGCCGAGCAATGCACCAAAAACCAAGAAGCTCAGAATCCAAGCATAGCTGGTGCAGGCTGATGAGAAACTGTCTTCAGTCTTCTCACTGTCTCCAATgatctgtctttctttcccgtcctcactgtgtgtttctgacTCTTTCAGGATGGGAACGGCTACATTGACGAGCTGGAGTTAGATGCTCTGCTACGAGACCTTTACCAGAAAAACAAGAAGGTGAGATGAGGGCTTTGGAAAAAGTTCACATGCATTTGTTCACTTTttacacacagtgaaatgtgagAGCAAAAACTCAGATCGCACATTTTATTTATCCCAGCGAATGATTCAGGgttatacgtttttttttttattgtgtgtcttAGTTTTGGTGCAACGTCACAGGACGAGGAAGAAAAAGTTAGCAGGGATTAAAAAtcttaaacacaaacatttctgatCAGCAGATAATAAATCCCAATTAACTAAATCTTGAATTTCGAAAAAATATCCTGTTTAGTTTCATTTAGTTTTGAATTTGGTGGAACGGACATTAAATCATACAAACAATGTCAAGCATGACACAATAAGTTTAACTTATATTAAGAGTTCCTGTAAAATGAAGATGTTGTATATAAAATCAAAATCAGTTCCCATGAGACATACAGTAATTTAACTCCtggtctggaaagtgaagccaatacAGAATTGcgtgaaacctgtattctctcgaatgaccagcagagggcgactccacttgTTGCAGCAAGAAGTCCGTTTTCTCGTCTATGagaaaattattttacttttaccttgatttataacgtcagtaaatattttcctaaggagtttatgtctcaatctctagtttaAAGTCTTATTCAATACAGCTaatgttcattttataaattatGGTCCCCTTAGAGTCAAATTGACCATAAAGCACCATGTGTATTGGGGCGTGACATCTAGTAATGACCAGTGGGTGCAGGTTAATGTGTAGGTGGGCGTggagtcaggctccaccccccactactccaaatatggttacttctggtttcaaaaaaccaagatggacctgaaaaaaaagctaaaactTGAACTGTCAGCTCAACACAACCCTGATTTACTTCTTCTAAGAGATTTGTAGTTTGTCTGTATAGGCTCAAGTTATTTTTAGTTACATGTACCTGGATTAACATTGGTTTTTATTCAGATAAAGAATTAGTATTTCTTCCTGAGTAATCCGCTTTCCTGACTCCATGTTACCCCCCCGTGTTCAGGAGGTGGACCTGAAGAACCTGACGGGCTACAAGCAGAGCATCATGAACCTCTCTGATGGAGGGAAGCTGTACCGTGGCGAGCTGGAGATCGTCCTCTGCAGGGAGCCCATCCCGTGACTTTCTCCTCTCTTGTTGCATAACATCATTTTCTCTGCCTGCCCCGCCCTGCTCTCCTGAgaccacccctcctccacctccagctgccTGGCAGTGTAAACCAGGTGCATGTGCCGGACACTCCCACATCTCCCCCCCCATCATGTCCCCGCCAACCCGCCCCTTAAGTTGCATCTTCAGAAAGAATGATAAGTGCACTGGCAGCACGCAACAGCTCTTCTCTCTTAAAACCCCCATTTTTCTGCAGCCTGatccgctcccccccccccccccccccgacaatGACATCTCTGACAACCTCTAGCTTTTGGCCTTCTCGACTCTCCCGACCCTGTCCTCTACCGTTTCTGACCTCATCCCTGTCTCTGCCGCCCATGCTGTGCCTGACTTGCAACTCCTGACCAAAAGCCAAAACCCCTTATTCCACAGAAATTAACTTTTGAGATGACCGGTTGATAAACCCTGAACCTTGACCCAAGCTTCATTGACCCCTCCATCCCCTCGCTCTGTCAACTTTGCATTagatacaatatatatatatatatatatatagtcttaCAAAACTGTAAGCAGACAGCTCTATTTGAATTTATAGTCTGTGATGGAACCGATATTGAATTTTCCACTTCTTATTGTCCCGATGTCCTCTTATTCCATTAAAACTCCTCTGTCCCATTGCCATGAtatgatttttcattttcaatgaTTGTTTTTGGCTGATACTGTCAattgaaaatattaataaaatctcttaaaataaaataaattttgTTAATTTGATTCTGCAGACTTGATTCAGACTCGCGCAGTCAGCAACCATTCAGTGCTGTGTCATTCTCTCCAGTGTCACATCTCCTGATTACTTTCTGTTGCACTGACCTTCTGCACACAGGCTTGACTATTTAATCAAGGTCCCCCGGCTTTAAACTGCTCCCCTGCCTTCGAGGGAGCAGTTGGGAGGAAGCACCAGCGTAAAA comes from the Hippoglossus hippoglossus isolate fHipHip1 chromosome 6, fHipHip1.pri, whole genome shotgun sequence genome and includes:
- the calb2a gene encoding LOW QUALITY PROTEIN: calbindin 2a (The sequence of the model RefSeq protein was modified relative to this genomic sequence to represent the inferred CDS: deleted 1 base in 1 codon) gives rise to the protein MANKAQQPPHLHLAELTASQFLDIWKHFDADGNGYIEGKELENFFRELEMARRGAGVDPSNPTFREKMKEFMQKFDKNKDGRIEMSELAQILPTEENFLLCFREFVSSSAEFMVAWRRYDTDRSGYIEANELKGFLSDLLQKANRHYDDQKLQEYTQTILRMFDLNGDGKLGLSEMARLLPVQENFLLKFQGVKLTTEQFNAIFTFYDKDGNGYIDELELDALLRDLYQKNKKEVDLKNLTGYKQSIMNLSDGGKLYRGELEIVLCREPIP